A single genomic interval of Demequina sp. NBRC 110054 harbors:
- a CDS encoding MFS transporter has product MTETPGETAEPRRRLVDLAPLKASPAFARLFVGGTIQNIGAQMSVLAVGLQIYDITESTFMVGLVGGVALVPMIVAGLWGGMLADVFDRRRLLIVASLVSWASTLALLALALWDVAEIRHGGRADVWPFLLVTTINSVAATIAGATRSALVGRIMPAHLLSRASALNGIAIGVAVTIGPALAGVLVASVGFAWTFAVDAVLFSAGFLGVWMLPSLPRLGERAEAGWGMLREGAHFLRHAPNLRMSFLVDIIAMTFFRPYVLLPAIGATVVGGGSLSVGFLTAAGAIGTMLASVFSGPVARIHRHGLAVSRAITVFGIFGIVFGLATLLLSLGEHEAAAGWSGVHWGALAVLAFAMLGMGASDEVSAIFRSTMMIQAAPDEMRGRMQGVFVVVVTGGPRLGDMYAGILATAVAVWFPPLLGGFAIVALVGVLTRVGSSFREYDARNPTP; this is encoded by the coding sequence GTGACCGAAACCCCAGGTGAGACGGCGGAGCCGCGCCGTCGCCTCGTCGACCTGGCGCCGCTGAAGGCGAGCCCCGCGTTCGCGAGGCTGTTCGTCGGCGGCACGATCCAGAACATCGGCGCCCAGATGTCGGTGCTTGCCGTCGGTCTGCAGATCTACGACATCACCGAGTCGACCTTCATGGTCGGCCTCGTGGGCGGTGTCGCGCTCGTGCCGATGATCGTCGCCGGGCTCTGGGGCGGCATGCTCGCCGACGTCTTCGACCGGCGCAGGCTGCTGATCGTCGCCTCGCTCGTCAGCTGGGCCTCGACGCTCGCGCTCCTCGCGCTCGCGCTGTGGGACGTCGCCGAGATCCGGCACGGTGGACGCGCGGACGTGTGGCCGTTCCTCCTCGTGACGACGATCAACTCGGTCGCCGCGACGATCGCCGGCGCCACTCGATCGGCGCTCGTGGGCAGGATCATGCCCGCGCACCTGCTGTCGCGGGCTAGCGCGCTGAACGGCATCGCGATCGGGGTCGCGGTCACCATCGGCCCGGCGCTCGCTGGCGTGCTCGTCGCGAGCGTCGGCTTCGCGTGGACCTTCGCGGTCGATGCAGTGCTCTTCTCTGCGGGCTTCCTCGGCGTGTGGATGCTGCCGTCGCTGCCGCGGCTGGGGGAGAGGGCTGAGGCCGGCTGGGGGATGCTGCGCGAGGGCGCGCACTTCCTGCGCCACGCCCCGAACCTGCGCATGAGCTTCCTCGTGGACATCATCGCGATGACGTTCTTCCGCCCCTACGTGCTGCTTCCCGCGATCGGCGCCACCGTGGTCGGCGGCGGTTCGCTGTCGGTCGGCTTCCTCACCGCGGCGGGTGCGATAGGGACGATGCTCGCGTCGGTGTTCTCGGGGCCCGTCGCCCGGATCCATCGGCACGGCCTCGCGGTGTCGCGCGCGATCACGGTGTTCGGCATCTTCGGCATCGTCTTCGGCCTCGCGACGCTGCTCCTGAGCCTCGGGGAGCACGAGGCCGCGGCGGGCTGGAGCGGCGTGCACTGGGGCGCGCTCGCGGTGCTCGCGTTCGCGATGCTCGGGATGGGAGCGTCGGACGAGGTCAGCGCGATCTTCCGGTCGACGATGATGATCCAGGCGGCGCCGGACGAGATGCGCGGCCGCATGCAGGGCGTCTTCGTGGTGGTCGTCACGGGCGGGCCGCGGCTCGGCGACATGTATGCGGGCATCCTCGCGACCGCGGTCGCGGTGTGGTTCCCCCCGCTGCTCGGCGGCTTCGCGATCGTCGCGCTCGTCGGGGTGCTCACGCGCGTCGGCTCGTCGTTCCGCGAGTACGACGCGCGGAACCCGACGCCGTAG
- a CDS encoding dihydrofolate reductase family protein has translation MSTEPGRVRGYLATSADGCIAGPDDEIGWLQEPRNSGVPMAVEPWSERVPDGTTYDEFAAGVGCMLMGRRTFDVACGFGTWPYGDTPVLVATNRPLPESSTVTAVSGDIEELIDTAHEVAKGGDVYVDGGSLIRQTLVAGLLDELIVTMIPTVLGDGVRLFEAPMPRIDLAVADVRRYGDGYVQIHYRCD, from the coding sequence ATGTCGACCGAACCTGGACGCGTCCGCGGCTACCTCGCCACCTCGGCTGACGGGTGCATCGCCGGGCCCGACGACGAGATCGGCTGGCTTCAGGAGCCCCGGAACTCCGGCGTGCCGATGGCCGTCGAGCCGTGGTCCGAGCGTGTCCCTGACGGCACGACCTACGACGAGTTCGCGGCGGGCGTCGGCTGCATGCTGATGGGCCGCAGGACGTTCGACGTCGCGTGCGGGTTCGGCACCTGGCCCTACGGCGACACGCCCGTCCTGGTCGCCACGAACCGCCCGCTTCCCGAGTCCAGCACCGTCACCGCGGTGTCGGGGGACATCGAGGAGCTCATTGACACCGCGCACGAGGTCGCGAAGGGCGGCGACGTCTACGTCGACGGCGGCTCGCTCATCAGGCAGACGCTCGTGGCCGGCCTGCTCGACGAGCTCATCGTCACGATGATCCCCACGGTCCTCGGCGACGGGGTGCGCCTGTTCGAGGCGCCCATGCCGCGCATCGACCTCGCCGTGGCCGACGTGCGTCGCTACGGCGACGGCTACGTGCAGATCCACTACCGCTGCGACTAG
- a CDS encoding tRNA (cytidine(34)-2'-O)-methyltransferase codes for MTALPSIVFFEPRIPNNTGNAIRLSAVTGCPLRLIEPLGFEMDEPRLKRAGLDYHDLATVSIHPNLDALLDEHPDARVYAFTGKGTTRYTDVEYRPDDLLLFGPEPTGLPEEVLDHPRITEWVRIPMLPGRRSLNLSNSAAIAAYEAARQADFDGHV; via the coding sequence ATGACCGCGCTGCCCTCGATCGTGTTCTTCGAGCCTCGGATCCCGAACAACACGGGCAACGCCATCCGGCTCTCCGCGGTGACCGGGTGCCCGCTGCGGCTGATCGAGCCGCTCGGCTTCGAGATGGACGAGCCGCGGCTCAAGCGCGCTGGCCTCGACTATCACGACCTCGCGACCGTCTCGATCCACCCGAACCTCGACGCGCTGCTCGACGAGCACCCAGACGCGCGCGTCTACGCCTTCACCGGCAAGGGCACGACGCGCTACACGGACGTCGAGTACCGCCCGGACGACCTCCTGCTGTTCGGCCCCGAGCCGACCGGCCTGCCCGAGGAGGTCCTGGACCACCCGCGGATCACCGAATGGGTGCGCATCCCGATGCTTCCAGGACGCCGCTCGCTGAACCTGTCGAACTCGGCGGCCATCGCGGCGTATGAGGCGGCGCGCCAGGCCGACTTCGACGGCCATGTCTAG
- a CDS encoding chloride channel protein: MPPAPASLPQRALAWLRRSENSALIALALVVGAAAGFGAIAFRWLIETFTMIFSGHADYSAITDHAPNPWVPWLGGFFVILAPAVGGLIYGPIIHRWAREARGHGVPEVMYAISKRGGRIPVKVALVKALASAITIGSGGSVGREGPIVQIGSALGSSLARAVKLNESQVRLLVACGAAGGIAATFNAPIAGVFFAMELLLVSFAARTFAAVVLSSVTASVIARAVLGDEAFLVLPEFHVSHVGEYGLYVVLGVLAALVAMGFTKALYWFEDMADRIWKGPEWLRPSVGGLLLGVLLFFIPQMYGVGYPVLENAVTGEYVVGFLLVLLLAKVVATSLTIAIGGSGGVFAPSLFLGAMLGAAFGQAAAWLMPDAGITPGAYALVGMAAVFGGASRAPITAVIILFELTGEYTIILPLLLAVVVSTMITSHVAKDSIYTAKLRRRGVDLTRRPGATTLAGISVKTLMRTAPRTVTPRLTAAEAMDKMLAIPRKSLPVVTEHGEYVGVVTLTAAASAMSSDDDAEEVTVSQLIEWRDFVGPDTPVEDVLDDLLEGDTNDGLPVLDDDGALVGWLRQEAVLKRMAAKA, encoded by the coding sequence GTGCCACCCGCCCCCGCCTCCCTGCCGCAGCGCGCGCTCGCCTGGCTGCGCCGGTCCGAGAACTCCGCGCTCATCGCGCTCGCCCTCGTCGTCGGCGCCGCCGCCGGCTTCGGCGCGATCGCCTTCCGCTGGCTCATCGAGACGTTCACGATGATCTTCTCTGGCCACGCCGACTACTCCGCGATCACCGATCACGCACCGAACCCCTGGGTCCCCTGGCTCGGGGGTTTCTTCGTGATCCTGGCGCCCGCCGTCGGAGGCCTGATCTACGGGCCGATCATCCACCGATGGGCGCGCGAGGCGCGCGGCCACGGAGTCCCCGAGGTCATGTACGCGATCTCGAAGCGCGGAGGACGCATCCCCGTGAAGGTCGCGCTCGTCAAGGCACTCGCCTCGGCGATCACGATCGGCTCGGGAGGCTCGGTCGGTCGCGAGGGCCCGATCGTGCAGATCGGCTCTGCGCTCGGCTCCTCGCTCGCGCGTGCCGTGAAGCTCAACGAGTCCCAGGTGCGGCTGCTCGTCGCGTGCGGCGCGGCCGGCGGTATCGCGGCCACCTTCAACGCCCCGATCGCGGGCGTGTTCTTCGCGATGGAGCTGCTCCTCGTGAGCTTCGCGGCACGCACCTTCGCCGCGGTCGTGCTGTCCTCGGTGACCGCCTCGGTGATCGCCCGCGCCGTGCTGGGCGACGAGGCGTTCCTCGTGCTGCCCGAGTTCCACGTCTCCCACGTCGGCGAGTACGGGCTCTACGTGGTCCTTGGCGTGCTCGCCGCGCTCGTCGCGATGGGCTTCACGAAGGCCCTGTACTGGTTCGAGGACATGGCCGACCGGATCTGGAAGGGCCCCGAGTGGCTCCGCCCGAGCGTGGGCGGCCTGCTGCTCGGCGTGCTGCTGTTCTTCATCCCGCAGATGTACGGCGTCGGGTATCCCGTGCTCGAGAACGCCGTGACCGGGGAGTACGTCGTCGGCTTCCTCCTGGTCCTGCTGCTCGCGAAGGTCGTCGCCACGTCGCTGACCATCGCCATCGGCGGCTCGGGCGGCGTCTTCGCGCCATCGCTGTTCCTGGGCGCGATGCTGGGCGCGGCCTTCGGGCAGGCGGCCGCATGGCTCATGCCCGACGCAGGGATCACGCCAGGGGCATACGCCCTCGTGGGCATGGCGGCCGTGTTCGGAGGCGCCTCGCGCGCCCCGATCACCGCGGTCATCATCCTCTTCGAGCTCACGGGCGAGTACACGATCATCCTGCCCCTGCTGCTCGCGGTCGTCGTCTCGACCATGATCACCTCGCACGTGGCCAAGGACTCGATCTACACCGCCAAGCTGCGCAGGCGCGGCGTCGACCTCACCCGCAGGCCGGGGGCGACCACGCTCGCGGGCATCTCCGTGAAGACGCTCATGCGCACCGCTCCGCGCACGGTCACCCCGCGGCTCACCGCGGCGGAGGCGATGGACAAGATGCTCGCGATCCCCCGCAAGTCGCTCCCGGTCGTCACCGAGCACGGCGAGTACGTGGGAGTCGTCACGCTCACCGCGGCCGCCTCCGCGATGTCGAGCGACGACGACGCCGAGGAGGTCACCGTCTCGCAGCTGATCGAGTGGCGCGACTTCGTCGGCCCCGACACCCCGGTCGAGGACGTGCTCGACGATCTCCTCGAGGGCGACACGAACGACGGACTGCCCGTGCTCGACGACGACGGCGCGCTCGTGGGCTGGCTGCGCCAGGAGGCGGTGCTCAAGCGGATGGCGGCGAAGGCCTAG
- a CDS encoding MarR family winged helix-turn-helix transcriptional regulator, which produces MDTDPRAPSLDPTSEATILASRSLLGFVVRSLAPVLEELTLVQFRVLVVIDAAAPVRMADLAERVGVHPSTLSRTVDRLESGGWARRAPVEGNRREVHVEPTDKGSGLVADVTRRRRADIAAALEGLDRDDREAVRRGMELFAAAAGEADPGELLELGL; this is translated from the coding sequence ATGGACACGGACCCTCGCGCCCCGTCGCTCGACCCGACCTCTGAGGCGACGATCCTCGCATCGCGGTCGCTGCTCGGCTTCGTGGTGCGCTCGCTCGCGCCGGTGCTCGAGGAGCTCACGCTCGTCCAGTTCCGCGTGCTCGTGGTCATCGACGCCGCCGCCCCCGTACGGATGGCGGACCTCGCCGAGCGCGTCGGGGTGCATCCGTCGACGCTGAGCCGCACTGTCGACCGCCTCGAGTCGGGCGGCTGGGCGCGACGTGCGCCGGTCGAGGGGAACCGGCGAGAGGTGCACGTGGAGCCGACCGACAAGGGGAGCGGGCTGGTCGCAGACGTGACGCGTCGGCGCCGCGCGGACATCGCGGCCGCGCTCGAAGGCCTCGACAGGGACGACCGCGAGGCGGTGAGACGCGGGATGGAGCTCTTCGCCGCCGCGGCCGGCGAGGCCGACCCGGGGGAGCTGCTCGAGCTCGGGCTCTGA
- a CDS encoding ABC transporter ATP-binding protein, with product MVRNEDEARRLIAEAPIVPDLWKRIGALFVPYRGHLALTAALVIAASGAAVVPPLLVQRIFDQALFPTSADGVVGSPDVALLLELVGAMIAIFIAAAALGVWQTYVTSTVGNRVTGDLRVRLFTRLQAMELGFFTRTRTGVIQSRLQNDVGAVAGVLTTFVQSIVGNIVTVAASLIAMMLLDWRLTLLAVILMPALVVVQRRVGLVRQRIAARTQESLSEMTAITQETLSVSGILLSKTYNRQRFETARYSQENANQIRLQVQQAMSGQWFFGLVNIVMSSVPAIVYLAAGLLLSSGSADAAGGTLSAGTIVAFTTLQARLLFPLMALMRVALEVQTSKAVFARIFEYLDLEPAITDAPDAVDAADAPGPMGRIEFRGVGFRYPGSRDDAPPTLDDVSFVVEPGTTHAFVGPSGAGKTTVVYLAARLYEASEGAVLFAGADVRSLTQESVVSRIGVVTQETYLFHDTIAANLRYARPDATDAELEEACRSANIHDTIVSFADGYDTIVGERGYRLSGGEKQRIAIARVLLKDPPVLLLDEATSALDTVSERVVQTALDTAAKGRTTLVVAHRLSTVADADVIHVVEGGRIVESGPHGELVQRGGLYAELTAAQRR from the coding sequence ATGGTCCGCAACGAGGACGAGGCACGACGGCTCATCGCCGAGGCGCCCATCGTGCCCGATCTGTGGAAGCGGATCGGCGCGCTGTTCGTGCCGTACCGCGGTCACCTGGCGCTGACCGCCGCGCTCGTCATCGCGGCCTCGGGCGCCGCCGTCGTGCCGCCCCTGCTCGTCCAGCGGATCTTCGACCAGGCGCTGTTCCCCACGAGCGCCGACGGCGTCGTGGGGTCCCCGGACGTCGCCCTGCTGCTCGAGCTCGTCGGCGCGATGATCGCCATCTTCATCGCTGCCGCCGCGCTCGGCGTGTGGCAGACGTACGTGACGTCGACGGTCGGCAACCGCGTCACGGGTGACCTGCGCGTGAGGCTGTTCACCAGGCTTCAGGCGATGGAGCTCGGCTTCTTCACCCGGACGCGCACGGGAGTGATCCAGTCGCGGCTCCAGAACGATGTGGGCGCGGTGGCAGGCGTCCTCACCACCTTCGTGCAGTCCATCGTGGGCAACATCGTCACCGTGGCCGCGAGCCTGATCGCGATGATGCTGCTCGACTGGCGCCTGACCCTGCTCGCGGTGATCCTCATGCCCGCGCTCGTGGTCGTGCAGCGCCGCGTCGGCCTCGTCCGGCAGCGGATCGCCGCGAGGACGCAGGAGAGCCTTTCAGAGATGACCGCGATCACGCAGGAGACTCTCTCCGTGAGCGGCATCCTGCTGTCGAAGACCTACAACCGGCAGCGCTTCGAGACCGCGCGCTACTCGCAGGAGAACGCCAACCAGATCCGGCTGCAGGTCCAGCAGGCGATGTCGGGGCAGTGGTTCTTCGGGCTCGTCAACATCGTGATGTCCTCGGTGCCCGCGATCGTCTACCTCGCGGCGGGGCTGCTGCTGTCCTCGGGCTCGGCCGATGCCGCTGGCGGCACGCTGTCGGCCGGCACCATCGTCGCATTCACGACCCTGCAGGCGAGGCTGCTGTTCCCGCTCATGGCTCTCATGCGCGTCGCTCTTGAGGTGCAGACCTCGAAGGCGGTGTTCGCGCGCATCTTCGAGTACCTCGATCTCGAGCCCGCGATCACCGACGCGCCCGACGCCGTCGACGCCGCGGACGCTCCCGGGCCCATGGGCAGGATCGAGTTCCGGGGCGTCGGTTTCCGCTACCCGGGGTCCAGGGACGATGCGCCGCCGACCCTGGACGACGTGTCCTTCGTGGTCGAGCCGGGCACGACCCATGCCTTCGTGGGGCCGTCGGGGGCGGGCAAGACGACGGTCGTGTATCTCGCCGCGCGGCTCTACGAGGCAAGCGAGGGCGCGGTGCTCTTCGCGGGCGCGGACGTCCGCTCACTCACCCAGGAGTCGGTCGTCTCCCGCATCGGCGTGGTCACGCAGGAGACGTATCTGTTCCACGACACGATCGCCGCCAACCTCCGCTACGCGCGCCCCGACGCGACCGATGCCGAGCTCGAGGAGGCGTGCCGGTCCGCGAACATCCACGACACGATCGTGAGCTTCGCCGACGGCTACGACACGATCGTCGGCGAACGGGGTTATCGACTGTCCGGCGGCGAGAAGCAGCGCATCGCGATCGCGCGCGTCCTGCTCAAGGATCCGCCGGTGCTGCTGCTCGACGAGGCGACGAGCGCTCTCGACACGGTGAGCGAACGAGTCGTGCAGACCGCGCTCGACACGGCGGCGAAGGGGCGCACGACCCTCGTGGTCGCCCATCGGCTGTCGACCGTCGCCGACGCGGACGTGATCCACGTGGTCGAGGGAGGGCGGATCGTCGAGTCCGGCCCCCACGGCGAGCTCGTGCAGCGCGGCGGCCTGTACGCCGAGCTCACGGCCGCGCAGCGCCGCTGA
- a CDS encoding alpha-glucosidase, producing MSSDWWKSAVVYQIYPRSFQDSNGDGIGDLNGIRSRLGYLQDLGVDVLWLSPIYASPHADNGYDISDYQAIDPAFGTMHDFDALLAEVHERGMRLVMDLVVNHTSDEHPWFLESRASVRSPKRDWYWWRPPRPGFELGTPGAEPTNWRAFFSGPTWEPDEESGEYFLHLFHPKQPDLNWENPEVRQAVYAMMRWWLDKGVDGFRMDVINLISKVLPLEDGEVGEGGLGNGFPLYACGPRMHEFLQEMHREVFDGRDAELLTVGEMPGVTPEDALLTTDPDRRELDMVFQFDHVDVDHGPGGKFDPRPLDLVRLKAILGRWQDELGERGWNSLYWDNHDQPRVVSRFGDDGEHRARSAKALGAVLHLMRGTPYIYQGEELGMTNAGLDSIDDYRDVESLNAYDELLAQGWEAGRIMAGLRAMSRDNARTPVQWDATEHAGFTTGSPWIKVTANHTWLNAEAQVEDLDSVWHFHRALIQLRHADPVIAHGSFEMLLPEDPRVFAYRRELDDAAVMVVANLSGEPVTAAIDVSDSECLLHNGAFDAPRPGAGTEVELEPWEARIYRTEFARGSD from the coding sequence GTGAGCAGCGACTGGTGGAAGTCCGCGGTGGTCTATCAGATCTACCCGCGCAGCTTCCAGGACTCGAACGGCGACGGCATCGGCGACCTCAACGGGATCCGGTCCCGGCTCGGGTATCTCCAGGACCTCGGCGTGGACGTGCTGTGGCTGTCGCCCATCTACGCGTCGCCGCACGCCGACAACGGCTACGACATCTCCGACTACCAGGCGATCGACCCGGCCTTCGGGACCATGCACGACTTCGATGCGCTGCTCGCCGAGGTCCACGAGCGGGGCATGAGGCTCGTGATGGACCTGGTCGTCAACCACACTTCGGACGAGCACCCCTGGTTCCTGGAGTCCCGTGCGTCGGTGCGCAGCCCCAAGCGCGACTGGTACTGGTGGCGGCCGCCGCGCCCCGGCTTCGAGCTCGGGACGCCAGGCGCCGAGCCGACGAACTGGAGGGCGTTCTTCTCCGGTCCCACCTGGGAGCCCGACGAGGAGTCAGGAGAGTACTTCCTGCATCTGTTCCACCCCAAGCAGCCCGACCTCAACTGGGAGAACCCCGAGGTTCGCCAGGCCGTCTACGCGATGATGCGGTGGTGGCTCGACAAGGGCGTCGACGGCTTCCGGATGGACGTCATCAACCTCATCTCCAAGGTGCTCCCGCTCGAGGACGGCGAGGTGGGCGAGGGAGGCCTCGGCAACGGCTTCCCGCTCTATGCGTGCGGTCCGCGCATGCACGAGTTCCTTCAGGAGATGCACCGCGAGGTCTTCGACGGACGCGACGCGGAGCTGCTCACCGTGGGCGAGATGCCCGGCGTCACGCCGGAGGACGCGCTGCTCACGACCGACCCGGACCGCCGCGAGCTCGACATGGTGTTCCAGTTCGACCACGTCGACGTCGATCACGGCCCGGGCGGCAAGTTCGACCCGCGGCCGCTGGACCTGGTCCGCCTCAAGGCGATCCTCGGCCGCTGGCAGGACGAGCTCGGCGAGCGCGGCTGGAACAGCCTGTACTGGGACAACCACGACCAGCCCCGCGTCGTCTCCCGCTTCGGCGACGACGGGGAGCATCGGGCGCGGTCCGCCAAGGCTCTCGGGGCTGTCCTGCATCTCATGCGCGGCACGCCGTACATCTACCAGGGTGAAGAGCTCGGCATGACGAACGCCGGGCTCGACTCGATCGACGACTACCGCGACGTCGAGTCGCTCAACGCGTACGACGAGCTCCTCGCACAGGGGTGGGAGGCCGGCCGCATCATGGCCGGCCTGCGCGCGATGAGCCGGGACAACGCGCGCACGCCCGTTCAGTGGGACGCGACCGAGCACGCGGGCTTCACGACGGGATCGCCCTGGATCAAGGTGACGGCGAACCACACGTGGCTCAACGCCGAGGCGCAGGTCGAGGACCTCGATTCCGTGTGGCACTTCCACCGCGCGCTCATCCAGCTGCGCCACGCGGATCCCGTGATCGCGCATGGCTCGTTCGAGATGCTGCTGCCGGAGGACCCGCGGGTCTTCGCCTACCGTCGTGAGCTCGACGACGCTGCCGTGATGGTCGTGGCGAACCTGTCCGGGGAGCCGGTCACCGCGGCGATCGACGTCTCCGACTCGGAGTGCCTGCTGCACAACGGCGCCTTCGACGCGCCCCGTCCCGGGGCCGGCACGGAGGTCGAGCTGGAGCCCTGGGAGGCACGCATCTACCGCACCGAGTTCGCGCGGGGATCCGACTAG
- a CDS encoding M13 family metallopeptidase, protein MTKRSGIDTDEFSREVRPQDDFFRHVNGIWETEHVIPDDRSADGSFYTLRDEAEKQVRKIIENAPADSQIGALYASFMDVDRAADLGVAPLEEDLALIDAAGDHAELAHAMGSLERGGISGLVGYYVFADKADPDRNVVYMSQSGLGLPDEAYYREDAHAETREKYTAHVDRMSSLTGVAFSGADIMRIETAIASHHWDVVKTREAELTYNPMTLSSLAAEAPGLDWASWADAIHLPEAAHELLIVSEPDFFAGVAAHWADTALEDWKTFLRWKVVNSRAPYLTEELSKANFDFYGTVLSGAPQQRERWKRGVGLVEAVIGELVGQEYVEAHFPPDHKRHMDALVANLIEAYRASITSLTWMTEDTKKRALEKLDQFTPKIGYPDKWRDYTGLELSADDLVGNVRAASSFEEDWEWSKIGKPVDRTEWLMTPQTVNAYYLPVANEIVFPAAILQPPFFHPSADDAVNYGGIGSVIGHEIGHGFDDQGSKYDGTGKLDDWWTEADREAFSKRTGMLISQYDAYSPAQLSDDHHVNGALTIGENIGDLAGVEIALKAYEIALGHPIEEAAELNGLTALQRFFVGYALTERMKVRDEALITRLNTDPHSPSEFRVNGIVRNMDAWYEAFEVGAGDDMWLDPEERVSIW, encoded by the coding sequence ATGACGAAGCGCTCAGGGATCGATACCGACGAGTTCTCCAGAGAGGTCCGCCCGCAGGACGACTTCTTCCGCCACGTGAACGGGATCTGGGAGACCGAGCACGTCATCCCCGACGACCGCTCGGCCGACGGCTCGTTCTACACGCTGCGCGACGAGGCGGAGAAGCAGGTGCGCAAGATCATCGAGAACGCGCCCGCGGACTCGCAGATCGGCGCGCTGTACGCGAGCTTCATGGACGTGGATCGAGCCGCCGACCTGGGCGTGGCGCCCCTCGAGGAGGACCTCGCGCTCATCGACGCCGCGGGCGACCACGCCGAGCTCGCCCACGCGATGGGATCGCTCGAGCGCGGCGGCATCAGCGGGCTCGTGGGCTACTACGTCTTCGCGGACAAGGCCGACCCCGATCGCAACGTCGTCTACATGTCCCAGAGCGGCCTCGGGCTTCCGGACGAGGCCTACTACCGCGAGGACGCCCACGCCGAGACTCGCGAGAAGTACACCGCGCACGTGGACCGCATGTCGTCGCTCACCGGGGTGGCGTTCTCCGGCGCCGACATCATGCGGATCGAGACCGCGATCGCGTCCCACCACTGGGACGTCGTGAAGACGCGCGAGGCCGAGCTCACCTACAACCCGATGACGCTGTCCTCGCTCGCGGCAGAGGCGCCCGGACTCGACTGGGCGAGCTGGGCCGACGCGATCCACCTGCCCGAGGCGGCCCACGAGCTGCTCATCGTGAGCGAGCCCGACTTCTTCGCCGGCGTGGCCGCGCACTGGGCCGACACCGCCCTCGAGGACTGGAAGACCTTTCTGCGCTGGAAGGTCGTGAACTCGCGCGCGCCCTACCTCACCGAGGAGCTGTCGAAGGCGAACTTCGACTTCTACGGGACCGTGCTGTCCGGCGCGCCTCAGCAGCGCGAGCGCTGGAAGCGCGGCGTCGGGCTGGTCGAGGCCGTCATCGGCGAGCTCGTCGGCCAGGAGTACGTCGAGGCGCACTTCCCGCCCGACCACAAGCGGCACATGGACGCCCTCGTCGCGAACCTCATCGAGGCGTATCGAGCCTCGATCACGTCCCTGACGTGGATGACCGAGGACACCAAGAAGCGTGCGCTCGAGAAGCTCGACCAGTTCACGCCCAAGATCGGATACCCCGACAAGTGGCGCGACTACACGGGCCTCGAGCTGTCGGCCGACGACCTCGTGGGCAACGTGCGCGCGGCCTCGTCCTTCGAGGAGGACTGGGAGTGGTCCAAGATCGGCAAGCCGGTCGACCGCACCGAGTGGCTCATGACCCCGCAGACCGTCAACGCGTACTACCTCCCGGTCGCGAACGAGATCGTCTTCCCCGCCGCGATCCTGCAGCCCCCGTTCTTCCACCCGAGCGCGGACGACGCGGTCAACTACGGCGGCATCGGCTCCGTGATCGGCCACGAGATCGGGCACGGCTTCGACGACCAGGGCTCCAAGTACGACGGCACCGGCAAGCTCGACGACTGGTGGACCGAGGCCGACCGTGAGGCGTTCTCGAAGCGCACCGGCATGCTCATCTCGCAGTACGACGCCTACTCCCCCGCCCAGCTGTCCGACGATCACCACGTCAACGGCGCGCTCACGATCGGCGAGAACATCGGCGACCTCGCGGGTGTCGAGATCGCCCTCAAGGCCTACGAGATCGCCCTCGGGCATCCGATCGAGGAGGCCGCCGAGCTGAACGGCCTCACGGCGCTGCAGCGATTCTTCGTCGGATATGCGCTCACCGAGCGCATGAAGGTGCGCGACGAGGCCCTCATCACGCGCCTCAACACCGACCCGCACTCGCCCAGCGAGTTCCGCGTCAACGGCATCGTGCGCAACATGGACGCCTGGTACGAGGCGTTCGAGGTCGGTGCGGGCGACGACATGTGGCTCGACCCCGAGGAGCGAGTCAGCATCTGGTAG
- a CDS encoding ribose-5-phosphate isomerase, translating to MRLHIAADHAGFELKQHLIAHFTDAGVEVVDHGAFEYDALDDYPPFCIDAAEAVVATPGDLGIVIGGSGNGEQLAANRVKGIRAALIWSEETARLARQHNDAQIGSIGARMHSLEEATAIADAFVAEPFSGDERHQRRIDLMLDYEAGR from the coding sequence ATGCGCCTCCACATCGCCGCCGACCACGCCGGGTTCGAGCTCAAGCAGCACCTGATCGCCCACTTCACCGACGCCGGGGTCGAGGTCGTCGACCACGGCGCGTTCGAGTACGACGCGCTCGACGATTACCCGCCGTTCTGCATCGACGCGGCCGAGGCCGTGGTGGCGACACCGGGGGATCTCGGCATCGTCATCGGTGGCTCGGGCAACGGCGAGCAGCTCGCGGCCAACCGCGTCAAGGGCATCCGCGCGGCGCTCATCTGGTCCGAGGAGACCGCGAGGCTCGCGCGCCAGCACAACGACGCGCAGATCGGGTCGATCGGCGCGCGCATGCACTCGCTCGAGGAGGCTACGGCGATCGCCGACGCCTTCGTTGCGGAGCCCTTCAGCGGCGACGAGCGCCACCAGCGCCGCATCGACCTGATGCTCGACTACGAGGCCGGTCGCTGA